Proteins co-encoded in one Xiphophorus couchianus chromosome 16, X_couchianus-1.0, whole genome shotgun sequence genomic window:
- the LOC114159739 gene encoding lipopolysaccharide-induced tumor necrosis factor-alpha factor homolog isoform X7, with amino-acid sequence MEKGTQPQDMAPPYPGPPLNYGGMEPQPGFPAQPGFPAQPAFSTEPGFPAQPGFSAAPAGYQGGVAFAPAVAAPAVSRVIATQTLRDVPGQTLCPHCQQTVITQTEHKPGLLTWAICGGMAFLLCCLCCCIPFCLDSCKDVEHRCPNCQQVLYIYKRI; translated from the exons ATGGAAAAAGGAACCCAACCACAGGATATGGCTCCACCCTACCCTGGCCCTCCATTGAATTATGGCGGTATGGAACCTCAGCCAGGCTTCCCAGCTCAACCAGGCTTCCCAGCTCAACCAGCCTTTTCCACTGAACCAGGCTTCCCTGCTCAACCAGGCTTCTCCGCTGCTCCTGCTGGATACCAGGGAG GCGTTGCATTTGCTCCTGCTGTAGCTGCACCTGCAG TGTCTCGCGTAATAGCTACTCAAACACTAAGAGACGTCCCTGGTCAGACTTTGTGTCCTCACTGTCAGCAAACTGTGATCACCCAGACAGAGCACAAGCCAGGATTGTTGACCTGGGCTATTTGTGGAGGAATGGCCTTCCTGTT ATGCTGTCTTTGCTGTTGTATCCCGTTCTGCCTCGACTCCTGTAAAGATGTGGAGCATCGGTGTCCAAACTGCCAACAAGTCCTCTACATATACAAACGGATATGA